Proteins from a genomic interval of Chionomys nivalis chromosome 7, mChiNiv1.1, whole genome shotgun sequence:
- the LOC130877296 gene encoding olfactory receptor 1496-like, with protein MTGNNQTVISQFLLLGLPISPEYHHLFYALFLAMYLITILGNLIIIILIFLDTHLHTPMYLFLSNLSFSDLCFSSVTMPKLLQNMQSQNPSIPYAGCLTQMYFLLFFGDMESFLLTAMAYDRYVAICLPLHYTSIMSPKLCACLLIPLWMLATFNAMMHTLLMTRLSLCENNVILHFFCDILAFLKLACSDTSINELMILIMSGLIGIIPFLLIVMSYAKIVFSILKVHSTQTIYKLFSTCGSHLSVVSLFYGTVIGVYLCPPANNSTVKETVTAMMYTVVTPMMNPFIYSLRNRDIKEALIRVFYNKKIFL; from the coding sequence ATGACTGGAAACAACCAAACTGTCatctcccagttccttctcttGGGCCTGCCCATATCCCCGGAGTACCATCACCTGTTCTATGCCCTGTTCCTGGCCATGTACCTCATCACCATCCTGGGAAACcttatcatcatcatcctcattttTCTGGACACCCATCtccacactcccatgtacttGTTTCTGAGCAACTtgtccttctctgacctctgcttttCCTCTGTCACAATGCCCAAATTGCTACAAAACATGCAAAGCCAGAACCCATCCATTCCTTATGCAGGTTGTCTGACACAAAtgtactttttattgttttttggagacatggAGAGCTTTCTTCTTAcagccatggcctatgaccgtTATGTGGCCATCTGCCTCCCCCTTCATTACACCAGCATCATGAGCCCCAAGCTCTGTGCTTGTCTATTGATTCCACTGTGGATGCTGGCCACATTCAATGCAATGATGCACACCCTACTCATGACAAGACTGTCTTTATGTGAGAACAATGTGATTCTCCACTTTTTCTGTGACATATTGGCTTTTCTGAAGCTGGCCTGCTCAGACACTTCCATTAATGAGTTAATGATATTAATCATGAGTGGTCTCATCGGTATTATACCATTCCTACTCATTGTTATGTCCTATGCAAAGATTGTCTTTTCTATTCTCAAGGTTCATTCTACCCAGACCATCTACAAGCTCTTCTCCACCTGTGGTTCCCACCTGTCTGTGGTGTCTCTGTTCTATGGGACAGTTATTGGTGTATACTTATGTCCACCAGCTAATAACTCTACTGTGAAAGAGACTGTCACGGCTATGATGTACACAGTGGTGACACCCATGATGAACCCTTtcatctacagcctgaggaacagAGACATAAAGGAGGCCCTGATAAGAGTTTTCTACAATAAGAAAATCTTTTTGTAA
- the LOC130877209 gene encoding olfactory receptor 1468-like — protein MIMKNQTVISHFILRGLPIPPEHHHLFYVLFLAMYLTTVLGNLSIIIFILLDSHLHTPMYFFLSNLSFSDFCFSSVTMPKLLQNLQSQDPSISYVGCLTQMYFFMFFANMENFLLVAMAYDRYVAICFPLHYTSIISTNLCVCIVAVSWVCTMLYSMLHTLLVARLSFCEDNIIPHFFCDTSALLKLACSDIFINELMIFILGGPIVVIPFLLILVSYVKIVCAILKISSAQVIHKVFSTCGSHLSVVSLFYGTIIGLYLCPSSNNSTVKETAMAMMYTVVTPMLNPFIYSLRNRDIKEALIRILCRNKISL, from the coding sequence ATGATAATGAAAAACCAAACTGTCATCTCTCACTTCATCCTCCGGGGCCTGCCCATCCCCCCAGAGCACCACCACCTGTTCTATGTCCTGTTCCTGGCCATGTACCTCACCACCGTCCTGGGGAACCTCAGCATCATCATCTTCATTCTATTGGACTCCCATCTTCATacacccatgtacttcttcctcagtaatttgtccttttctgacttctgcttTTCCTCTGTCACAATGCCCAAATTATTGCAGAACCTGCAGAGCCAAGATCCATCCATCTCCTATGTAGGTTGTCTTACACAAATgtactttttcatgtttttcGCAAACATGGAAAACTTTCTACTTGTGGctatggcctatgaccgctatgtggccatctgctttCCCCTTCATTACACCAGCATCATAAGCACcaacctctgtgtgtgtatagtagCAGTGTCCTGGGTATGTACCATGTTGTATTCCATGTTGCACACCCTACTCGTGGCTAGATTGTCATTCTGTGAGGACAACATAATCCCCCACTTTTTCTGTGACACATCTGCCCTGCTCAAGTTGGCCTGCtctgacatttttattaatgaacTAATGATATTTATCTTGGGAGGGCCCATTGTTGTCATCCCATTCTTACTCATCCTTGTGTCTTATGTAAAAATTGTCTGTGCCATCCTGAAAATTTCATCTGCTCAGGTTATCCACAAGGTTTTTTCTACCTGTGGCTCCCACCTGTCTGTGGTCTCACTGTTCTATGGGACAATTATTGGTCTCTACTTATGTCCATCATCCAATAATTCTACTGTGAAGGAAACAGCCATGGCTATGATGTACACAGTGGTGACTCCAATGCTGAACCCATTCATCTACAGCTTgaggaacagagatataaaagAAGCCCTGATAAGAATCCTTTGCAGGAATAAAATCTCTTTATAA
- the LOC130877290 gene encoding olfactory receptor 1468-like: MIRIIMKNQTVTSHFILWGLPIPPEHQPLFYTLFLAMYLTTLMGNLIIIILILLDSHLHTPMYFFLSNLSFSDFCFSSVTMPKMLENMQSQVPSIPYVGCLTQMYFFIVFGNMENFLLMIMAYDRYVAICFPLHYTSIMSPKLCVGLVVLCWVITMLHSMLHTLLLARLPFCEDNVIPHFFCEISALLKLACSDIFINELMIFVLVGPIVVIPFLLIIVSYVKIVCAILKVSSARVIHKVFSTCGSHLSVVSLFYGTIIGLYLCPSANYSTVNETVMALMYTVVTPMLNPFIYSLRNSDIKEALISILCKKKISL; this comes from the coding sequence ATGAtaagaataataatgaaaaaccAAACTGTCACCTCTCACTTTATCCTCTGGGGCCTGCCCATCCCCCCAGAGCATCAGCCACTGTTCTATACCTTGTTCTTAGCCATGTACCTCACCACTCTCATGGGGaatctcatcatcatcatcctcattctACTGGACTCCCAtctccacacacccatgtacttcttTCTTAGTAATTTGTCTTTTTCTGACTTCTGCTTTTCCTCTGTCACAATGCCGAAGATGCTGGAGAATATGCAGAGCCAGGTTCCATCTATCCCTTATGTAGGTTGCCTTACACAAATGTACTTTTTCATAGTTTTTGGAAACATGGAAAACTTCCTTCTTATGATCATGGCCTATGACCGTTATGTGGCCATCTGCTTCCCCCTTCATTACACCAGCATCATGAGCCCCAAGCTCTGTGTGGGTCTGGTAGTGCTGTGCTGGGTGATTACCATGCTGCATTCCATGCTGCACACCCTACTTCTTGCTAGATTGCCATTCTGTGAGGACAATGTGATACCTCATTTTTTCTGTGAAATATCTGCCCTGCTCAAGTTGGCCTGCtctgacatttttattaatgaacTAATGATATTTGTCTTGGTAGGACCCATTGTTGTTATACCATTCTTACTCATCATTGTGTCCTATGTAAAAATTGTCTGTGCCATCCTGAAGGTTTCATCTGCTCGGGTTATCCACAAGGTCTTCTCCACCTGTGGCTCCCACCTGTCTGTGGTCTCACTGTTCTATGGGACAATTATAGGTCTCTACCTATGTCCATCAGCCAATTATTCTACTGTCAATGAGACTGTCATGGCATTGATGTACACAGTGGTGACTCCAATGCTTAACCCGTtcatctacagcctgaggaacagCGATATTAAAGAGGCACTGATAAGCATCCTTTGCAAGAAGAAAATCTCTTTATAA